TCAGGTATTTGTGCCTTGTTAGACACAAAATAAAACCATTATCATGGGTCCCTGGCTCTCAGCAATTAACTGGCAACAGCTGCAATTCTCAAGAGCTGAGGGAACGAAACTAAATAGGCCTACCACTATGGCTGCAACATGATTATGCGGAGTAGgtagaaaaataaaaaaagtggCAACTTGGTTTGAAAACATACATTTTCAACACTGGTGTTCACATTTGACCTGGGATGGGGAGCAGAACACTACATAGTAGGCTATTTGAGAGGATGTGTGAAGCTTAAGGGTCAACTGTCCAATTCATTTAATAATTTAACAGACACTGCATTTTGTTATGCATCTTAGGTTGTCACATAGGACAGTAAAAAAGGTACATACATGTCCAATAAAAGAAATAGCCTGTTCCCCTTATGCTAATGACACATTcaaggaaaacagaaaagggtCTTAAATTATGACTGATGTGCTTTCCCATACCGAGGATGTTTCAAATATCTACACTAGTGTACATACTGTGGATTCTCAAATACAATCCCCCAGGTGTGATGGAAAGACATCTATTTTTAAGCTCTAGTCGACATGTGACTGCTGGTGGATGAATTCTCAATGGTTACATAATGTCTACAATCTATGAATGTAGTGTACCTGGCAAGTTGACTGCTCTCGCATTTACTACCTTAAATCAGtcttgtttaaaaatatatatatttttgactgCTGCCCTATGTGCCTAGTTCAGGGATTCCCAAACTCAGTCATCAGGACCCCAATGGGtgtacgttttggtttttgccctagcactacacagctgattcaaataatcatcaagctttgatcatttgaatcagctgtgtaaagttaggggaaaaaaacaagaggacagagtttgggaaacactgggcTCATGAATAATGTttgcatactgttttacccacttcatatgtatatagtctATTCTAGTCAAGACTCATCCTAtacaactactgctgtacaccttTTCTATTaatatactgtccatacacaGACCATCATATATTATATTCCAGACTGACTTTTCTCttcctgatatttcttaattgctttatttttgtgtttattgttaggtattactgcactgttggagatagaaacaagcatttcactgcacctgggataacatctgctaaatatgtgcaaGTGACCAATTAAGTTATTGGACGTTTTACATCTTGTTACAAGCACACATCAGTAAATACTAAACACTCTTGAATAACCGTGATCATGTACTTACTTATTAAAAGGGTATAAAGAAGAAGTTTGGATTTCAATATTTCCAATTAATGACTATCCCTAGATTTGCGAATTTACATCGCACTAAAGGCAAACAACCAAGGACGTTTATATCCTCTGCAAGCTGCCAAATAGAAATCTCAGACATACGGCAGAGGGGTTTCAAATGATCAGCAGAGCAAgaattagctagcaacttactgcaTAGTCTGAATTCTTTCTCCAACCCGCGGTTACATATTTTGGGACGAGGAAAACGGGGGAAAGTTAAGAATCAGAAGTGAGGGGTCCCTCGTGCCCAGAATGTAAAGGAATGCGATTTCCTAAAGGTAGAAATGTATTCAAATTGTATCAAAACTAGTAAACAAAAACCACTGATTGCGAAAATGTATTCGTTGGTTAGCATGGCTCGCCGCTGGAGTGAAGGTGGGGATTGTTCTCGTTCTTTACGAGgctagctacagctagctagctgtctaaCTAACAAACCAACGCGCGGCCATGGTCACTTTGCTTGTTTTTTATATTTAGCTAATTGGGGGCCAATCCGATTTATAAACATGCACTGGCGGACTTGAACAAACATCTGTCGAAACAAATAttctacaaaacaaatgggggagaCCGACCAGATTTCCCCCCTCGAGCGTCATCCATACTTCACAGCTGGAAGTCTATGCTTGATGTCGCGAGCTAGCTCGCTAACGTTAGCTCGTTTAGCGGATTgagctagctaatattagctagctggctaccgTAGTTTTGCTTGAATAGCTATTAGAAATCGACGTTTAAATTCACTAGGGGCAACGATGCATTGGGTATGTAGTAACATTTAGATGTAGTTAATCAAATTTAACACTCAGACGTGACACTTACCTGGAATAAAAATGTACTCCAGCTCGGTTCCATTGCAACACTTAAAATCTGCAGGAAACCTAGAAGGAATCTATAACAAAGCAGCTAAACATGGCAGCTCCTACAACTTCCTGTAACGCTCCGGGCTGAACCATTTCCAGTTTACTTTTATGGGACGTTAGAGATTTTTCAGAAATCAAGATATTGTCAATTGCCTTGTATTAAAATAATATTCCTATAAAACATGTTTCTAATATATATGTATTGCAAAATTACTGAATGGCATATGATGTGGCGTGTCAAACAGTAAAATATGTACTACATGGAATGTGGCCCCCCATTTGTCGAGCTTAACTAGTCCATTAGAGCGCCTTCGAGAGATGGCATAAAATTAAATCATTTTCAATATGCCATCGTCAAAGATGGTTACTGATTGTGCCCATATTTATCATTACATTATGCTTCAACACAAACACTAGGTAAAAAGCAATATGTTGTTTCTATACAGTTTAGCTACTATTTGTCAACCCCTTAAAATAAAATTTTAAGAAATCCTTTCAAGATTTGCTGGGATGGAAAATATTTACATCcacacacaaatgcataacaCAATTAGGATTCAACATATGCATAACATGCATTTATATGATtttacagatttaaaaaaaaatgtgctcAGCTCCTAccattacaattttggacaggtaactagtaactaacggattacatttataAAGTaactacccaaccctgactgtacatacataaacTGATCTTCTAAGTGGTATATGATCATGACATTACAGTAGACATATCAGCTGTCTTCTCAATAGTGCAACACTTTATATACCATGAGATTTGGGTATGAATAAATTCGGAAGCATctttttgtaagtcgctctggataagagcgtctgctaaatgacttaaatgtaaatgtaaatctttAGTATATAGGTCCTATAAAGGGTTTATTCATTATtttgggggctcccgagtggagcagcagtctaaggcacttgtgaggcgtctgtttctcaaactacacactctaatatacttgtcctctagctcagttgtgcaccggggcctcccactcctttatctattctggttagagccggtttactctgttctgtgaagggagtagtacacagtgttgtacgagatcttcagtttcttggcaatttctcacatggaatagccttcatttctcagaacaagaatatagactgacgagtttcagaaaaaagttatttgtttctaggcactgcacctcagtgctagaggcgtcactacagcccctggttcgattctgggctgtatcacaaacaGCTGTGATTGGGCGTCCCATACGgctgcacacaattggcccagtgtcgtcctaGGTagattgtcattgtaaataagaatttgttcttaactgacttgcctagttaaatgaaggttgaATTATAAAAATGATCAATGGGTCTACAGCTCTAGGCATGACAATCCTTAGTGCTTCGTTAGCAATTTCTGTCTTTGTCTTTGACACATTGATATTTTCAGAAAGTCAGATGCTTCCTCATTATTTGAATTTAGATGAACTCGATCAATAATTCAGTTATTGATCATATTTGTCCCACTGGCACTGGCTGCCCTGTAGTTTACATATGACACACACGGACAACACCAAATCCAGCCTTTCAGTCCAACAACACGAAGTAACAATTGAATTCCAGCCCTAACAAACTGCAGGGTAATGGTCCTGATGTCCTCTGTTCCAGAGCCCCAGTGTATGGACCACACCATGATGAAGCAGAGACACGGATGCTGTGGAGGATACTGAGGCTTGGTCTTTACATTTGATCCCATGATGAACATTCAAGTGGATGGATAGACTCTAAACATACTTATTTTAATGGAGATAcaacctgttctgtgtgtttcatCTGTGGACTTGGATTGGATCTATACGTCATTGATGCAAGCTGCTTATAGGGACTTCAGTATACAATTTGAAGGGATACCACAGTCCTGTTTAGTCCAGACAGTTCCTGGAAGACCATTTTAGTGAACTGTGTGTATTGTGAGATTTGTATCTCTGTTTTAGGTCAGGCCTATAAGTGGATGGGGCCCAATACTAAGGCTAGTTGCCTAGAGAAAGACAAATGCTGTAGTCATAACTGGTGACTATAAGCCTAAAACTGCTGGATGATTCCTCTACTTCGTCATCACATTTCATTCAAAGATTGATTGAGCATAGTCTGGAAAAGTGAGAAATATTAAATCTTCCATTTCTCTAAATTGTATTTTTGAAACAGGCTTAGAGCAGAAGCTTTGCATAAATTGGCATTGTTTTCCTTTTCCAGTTTGTTCCCTGCTGTTATTGTTTCACTATTCCCGGCTGTTCAGAAAAGGTGCCTCCCATTGTATTTTAAATCTTTGTTAAACTGTACATTGGCTGCCTTTGTATCCCAACAGTACAATGAGAGTTTCAGATAGAGTGGCTGAATATGTCTGAATATGCCTATTCTCCCATACGAGGCTCAACACCGTTCAAATCGTCCATTAAACAGCATTCATATTAATTATAGCCAATGCGTACTGCATGGCAAAGCATTTTTTACAGATTTGCATTGGAAAGAGACAAACTATCCAGGGGTGAGTGGATTTCTAACTGTTTTGTTCTGATTGTTCTTCTCTGTTTGCATTTTCAATTGTTGATGATAAAGGGAAAGGGGAAACAGTATTTTCTGCTGTTACAATTTGCAATGTATTCCCCTCATTGATATGTGCATACTCTATCAGTCTCGTGTATCAACAGCTGTCTGAGAAGTTATGAGATAAGGAGTGACATTTTTGGAACATTTATTTATTCAACAGAATAAAAAGGTTTTCTGTATTGTGAGTTGCAATACAACCATCTTAGATCAGATAAGAAACCATTTGCTCTCACTGTTTGCAAAACACTAGAAAATGCTCCTTTACATAGAATTAATATTGGTGTCTAAATGATTCCTACTGTACTGTTTTAGGTAGTAGTGGACTGAGAGGTTGTGATCCCCCCCAGGTTAAACCATGGGAGACTGGTCCATTCTCGGACGCTTCCTGTCCGAGGTGCAGAACCACTCCACAGTGATTGGCAAGATCTGGCTGACCATGCTGCTGATCTTCCGCATCCTGCTGGTGACCCTGGTGGGGGACGCGGTGTACAGCGATGAGCAGTCCAAGTTCACCTGCAACACCCTGCAGCCCGGCTGCAACACCGTCTGCTATGACACCTTCGCCCCCGTCTCACACCTGCGCTTCTGGGTCTTCCAGATCGTCTTGGTCTCCACGCCGTCCATCTTCTACATTGTTTACGTCCTGCACAAGATCGCCAAGGATAAGAAGCTGGAGGTCCAGAAGGGGCAGGGGATGGCTGAGCGGACCTCCAAAAAGGTGTTTGGACAGCTGGTGAGGAAAGGGCTGGAGAACATGGAGACTGGTATGTCCACCTACTGCCCTGGATACAGAGAGGAGTGGGGTGGTCAGGAAGGGGAGGGGGTGGAGCAGAGCCTGCTAGAGGAGGACTATGGAGAGGTAGGGGAGGACCCAACTCAGCTGTCCAGCCAGGTGCTGCTAATATACATCCTGCATGTGCTGCTGCGCTCCGTCATGGAGATCACCTTCCTGTTGGGGCAGTACTACCTGTTTGGCTTCGAGGTGCCCCAACTGTACCGCTGTGAGACCTACCCCTGCCCCACCCGCACAGACTGCTTTGTGTCACGTGCCACCGAGAAGACTATCTTTCTCAACTTCATGTTCAGCATTAGCGTGGGCTGCTTTGTGCTCAACATCGCAGAGCTGCACTACCTGGGCTGGGTCTACATCTTCCGCGTACTGTGCTCCGCTTGCTCCACCTGCTTCCAGCCCGAGAGCCACCCTGTGGGGCTGTACAACCACCACAACCCTCTGCTGCTGCAGCTCAAACACTCTCTGAGGGGCAGGCTGGTCCTGCAGACTCCCACGCCCATGGCCCAGGAGAAGGCTGGGGGCCACCTTCTCACTCACGTCCCAGCCATCTCCTTTGAGACCAACTCTACTGTGGAGTGCACCTCCAACATGGAGTTGATGGGAAGGATCAAGAAGTCTTGGCTGTGAAATGCCCATTATGTGTGATTATCGAATTTAGCATTTTCCACTTTTGAAACAACAATGGGAAAGACAGGGTTTATAGCATAGGTTGCTCAGATTGGGCTTTTGGAAAAATTGGGAGAATGAAAGTGCACTCCTGATTCAGAGAGAAAGATCCAGCTTAATCATCCATACCATTGTTTAAATGACATAAAAGAACATTCAAACTGTTCCTGAGTTTCGAAAGACAGAGAAAGGAAAACATCATTATCTTCAGTCTGTTCACACCTGTTCACACAAGGCCTACTGTCCACATTCTCAGGGTTCTTCAATACAACAACACCTGTTTCAGAAAACCTGATCACTTTCACATTCGAACAATGTTTGTAGGATACTTTTCAATAACTCAATAAATATAAGTGTTGAAATCATACATAGCTGGTAACTTGAGCTCGACAGAGTACTTGTGCTCGGCAGAGTAGTTTTGACCTGTGTCCAGACACAGTCATTTATGTTGTCTAAAGGCAATTTGTCTCTTATAACAATATTATTTTTCGGAATAATCTAATTTAATTGACTGGTAGGTAGTCACTAACTATTTGTAGCATGTGTGCCTCTGTTTATTGATATGTGcatggtgtgtatgtgtatagATGTTAAGTAATTAATGTTGAAATTATCCAAAGGGTTTTAACTGAAATGTTAAAAGTTGGTGTCTCAATCTCAGACATTTGCGCTCATATTTGTAAATACTATTTCCAAAATGGCAGAATCAAACAGTATTGGAATAGTGACTTGTATTTTGCATCTAGAAGTGTAAGAATTTTAGAAGAATGCTATTTCATCAGTCAAATGTTGCACTGTTTGATAAGACAGGGTATGGAAAACCTCCATTTTAATGAGTTTAGTTGTGAGTTTGACATTTTACCACAAGAGGTCACTATAATACTATAAGTTATCAAACAGGGTTGTGCTGAAAATCAAATGAACCACAGCCAAATAAATTATTTGCAACTAAGAGTAAGAttagaaaatacatgtttaacTTACTTCCTTGATAAATTAcattctaaaatgtaaatatatgtgATTTCTGAGTATTTAGTGCACATATCTGTTGAAGGCCCAAAGCAGACGTTTTtatttcaatatcaaatcatttctgggtaacaattaagtaccttactgtaatagattacgattaaaatggtcaaaaatgtattttttgcaaaaaaaactttctcaagcaagaattttgctaggactgtctgggagtggtcagTGTGGAGGGGaaatgaaaactagctgttattggcactCTCTTTGTCATTGGTCTATAAACCAATTTacacatggtgatgtcaccatggaaagccaAAACTCTcgcccatgcaaacctgctgattagaaggtgcTGTATAGATATGGGAAACACTCTTTTCATGGCACTTCAATATCGAAGTGAAtttttcatagcaggttaggagaacttacaacagcaggttaggataattaacgttgCAGGTTAGGaaactgaggttaaggttaggaaaagagttagggttagtgaaAATGCTCTCCAAACCTTCTACGAAGATGACTTTGCATTGAAGTGCTGTGAAAAGAATGTGTCCCTGCTCAGgtgttgcatgcatcaaccaatggttgtgtgCCAAGTCATCCATTGTGTCATCGACTGAtagattgctataacatatgatgtggttagctgacacacaaaatacctatccaggcagtGTAAGATCTGGCAAGTGTCAGCAAGGCCTGGGCAGAGGAACATGCTCCGTATTTTCAACCGGAACTATCAGGAAGCAACCCTGATCACATTTTTGTAAAACACTTtcacagtgttagtttcatcagctgttgtacaatatgatatacaATTATTTTGACTTCACAGGGCCTTTAAATGTAGGCAAACAAGTTTTCAGCATTCAAACTAATCTACCCAGTcagattcagcaccatggacagtgatGATCAGTATACCTGCGATCTGACGATTAGAACAACAGTGCTATTTTAAGTGATTTTCAAGACACCCAAAGTCAATTTAAATACACAAGAAAATCTGCAGGATAAAAATCAATAAAATCACACATTCAAATAATTAAGCAGGCTATATTAAAGTGCACTAAACATAgagacagactaaccatggagaacactaatgatgacagactaaccagggaagtGAATTTAACAGAGGTTAAAGCTAAAACTACAGAATCTGGGTAAGTCTGTGTGAAGAGGTGTGGATttgaatagtagactagtaggccTACGCTATTGTTGcactgtaattttttttttttttaagtgttatgTTTTCCCAGATTCATCGTGTTATGCAGCCCAGGCCTATCTAGGAAGGCTGGGCATAAATTGGTTGCTCACAGCATCACATGATGACGTGAGCAACATAAACACTTAAAATCTGTGGATTAAAGTTAATAgtaatcaaaactaatttcaccaCGAAAGGATGTGCAATCTAAATGAATGAAGAAGACAATGTAATTCGAGTGAGTTAATAACATGACACAGTGTTGCCTGTCAGCGTTGTAGGCTACTGCCTCCGCCCACAAGCCCGGGCTTTAGTGGCACTGGCATACGCGCTTGCCTCTGCACTGAAGGAGCCACCGGACGAGTCCACGTTCGCGCTGCAGCTCTCACTTTCTCCCGCTACAGTATGTCCTACAATAACATATTTGGTGGGGTTTGGCAGACAACAATAGTATTTGATTTGCGACTAAATCAAAGAATAAAACGATATTGAAATGAATATTATTAACAAATATTTCCCAGAAGATTTTGGGTTCAACCTAAGGCTGACTAGGACAGATCAATCAGCTGGATCCTACACAGTAAGCCTACATGTCATACTTAAGTAAACCCACAAGAGAGACAATATTGCAAAGGCAGGACCACATGTTTCTGTGTTTTGACCAATGATTGGTTTTGACCTGCCGAGAGAGAGTGATACAATTATTGGTAGTGTAATTGTTCAATTGAAGGCGTAGGGGTAGGCAATCGAAAACGTTTGACGGGGAAATTTCTCTCAATATTAGCTAGTTCTACTGAGTGGGCAAGTAACCTTTCCCGCGCTCTTCCTAAAAATACTATTTGTGATGTCATAAAGGTCTAACGTTCCATGACGTAGCATGTAGCCCTAAATTACAGTTCCCGCCTGCAATATTGTCCTCTCTCTCGACTTGAACTCAACTTGAATGTAACCAACACAGACAAGGACGTGCTTTTCGATATATAAAATAGCTTGAATGGATGAAGAAAAGGTAAGCTAAATGACTTCACACAATATTGGGGGAAAGTAAAAATGAAAAAAGTAATCTAAGCGGATATTTCTTGTAAAAAAGCTATAACATATTGTAAAACAAATTTACCATTCTCTATAAAGTCACCAGCTTAGCTCTGATATGGCTGTAGCTCTATTTATGAGGTCCTCTGCACAGATCTACTCTGACATTGACCTAGTATTACTTATTGGAATATCTGTCCTTCAGGTAGTACAGAGGGAGGATGGTGATCCTCAGAGGGAAGGAAAGGAAGTTGTTGAGGAAGAACCGGTGGCCACGCCCAAAGAGGAGGCCAAGAAGGGAAGGAAGGTAAGATAGCAGGAGTGACAGAGCACATAATAGGCCTACTGGGCTACACTCTGCACCTGATAGCAGCCCTACCTACCatagatatctatatatctatgatAACAACATAGCTGTTTTCAAAACGTGTTTTTAAGAGCTGCTTTGACCTGGCCCATAGCCTATTCATAAATTGTCTCAGagattttagatcataatgaatacaaTTATTTGGGCAAGGTTGAGCCCACACCTTATCTGA
The sequence above is drawn from the Salvelinus fontinalis isolate EN_2023a chromosome 24, ASM2944872v1, whole genome shotgun sequence genome and encodes:
- the LOC129822313 gene encoding gap junction delta-2 protein-like; the protein is MGDWSILGRFLSEVQNHSTVIGKIWLTMLLIFRILLVTLVGDAVYSDEQSKFTCNTLQPGCNTVCYDTFAPVSHLRFWVFQIVLVSTPSIFYIVYVLHKIAKDKKLEVQKGQGMAERTSKKVFGQLVRKGLENMETGMSTYCPGYREEWGGQEGEGVEQSLLEEDYGEVGEDPTQLSSQVLLIYILHVLLRSVMEITFLLGQYYLFGFEVPQLYRCETYPCPTRTDCFVSRATEKTIFLNFMFSISVGCFVLNIAELHYLGWVYIFRVLCSACSTCFQPESHPVGLYNHHNPLLLQLKHSLRGRLVLQTPTPMAQEKAGGHLLTHVPAISFETNSTVECTSNMELMGRIKKSWL